GCAGTCTACCAGGGGTGTGACAGACGCTGCTGACGTACGTTGAAATGTTTTGTCTGTGACCACATAATGTTGCACGTGCATACACGAACAAGTGGGACCACAACTACTCACGATGCCGGTGCCTTCTGGGCGCTGTCGTGGACCTCGGGCGTTGCCGTCTTGACGCAGGCTGTGATGCGCTGGCGGATAGGTGGAGGAGGTGAAGATGTAGATGACGGGGTTGAGGAGGCACGATGTCTTGGCCAGCAAGTTGGGTAACGTCTGCAGAACCCACAGGGGCGTGGCGCCCCCTAGCGTCGTCCACAGGCCCCACCCAGCGCTATCACCAGGCGACCAGACAACACGAAGGTGGCCACCATAGCCATGGTGATCTGGCGACCAAATGGCAGTCTTAGTATAACGTCTCTTCGTCAATGTGAAAAACACTTGTTACTTACATTTACTTTGCAAGCATcggtcattttttttctgcagctgagtggacacaacaaacattttgtatcCTAAAGATATTATCTGAGTAGATCCGCCATTGCCAACCTGTATGGTCCTAGAATTCATTAGTAGGCCTCCTGACTCTAACGAACATGAATGCTGCTCATTTCCTCACAGatctttcacacaaataaacaaatgtagaaAGGGAGCAATGTATTTCAGAAATTATTTACCCATGTGGACCTTGCCCTCAGCGGCCATCTTGTGGATGGTTTCAAGCCTTCAGGTTGAGGATGATGACGCAATGGCTGGCAGCCTGTGATGGTGCGCTGCAGTCCTCTTGAGGCGCCTGACCATGCAGAAGTAGCAGTACACCATGATGCACACGGTGCTGACTAACAGTTAGCGTATGCAGAAGACCATGCAGTAAACGATGTAGTGCGCCACGATGTAGTCGTTAATGGAGAGGCGGGTTTCCCGGTCCTGTCGATGGAACACCCCGTCCCCCACCGCTCGTACGATAGTAACGTCCCCCCCGGCCAGTGGGGGAACCGTTGATGGGACTAAAGTTCCAGCTCCAACATGACTCCCCAATGATCCTCCTTTTGGTCGTCTCCCGCTCTGGTTCAGCGCCGATGGTCTGTCAGTTATGACAAGAATTACTCACCTATGTTGTGAGGGTAgatgtacaaaagaaaatgtttgagaaagGTGGATTcgctttataaataaacatcctACCCGACCAAAAATAATCACGAGAATACGACCCctaatatttatagtttcagcTTTTCCTCTTGCAGACAATGCTATATTTGATCAGGCGAATTTTCGCTAGTTGTGACTAGTGAGGGAGATGTTCCGGCATGTTGATAAGGCGGAAGTTTGTACTCCTGAAACATCAGTGAGAAGCGACCCATCGTCCCAGTGACAGACAGGCTCATTCTCGAGAAGTAACATGACTTAAGAGCTTAACTCTCAGAATTACTACTGAGGTTTACATGACGTTTAGGTCCCGCCACGTGCAGATATTATCCACTCGACTACAGACTCACAGTAAGACACAGACCGACATCAGAAAAACCAGGCGCTCAGACCATACATACACTAGGTACATAATTAGGTCAATGGTAGGGAACAGGAACAAAGCTCTATGAAGAAAGAAGGTAGAGCATGAACAGTGTGTTAGAATCGAACCACTCGCACTGTCACAGCCACAAGGACATTAAGCACACACTGACTCACTGTGGTGAGGCTCTGCAGAGGGCCACGTAGCGGGTGTAGAGTACCGCTTGATGCAGTCCATGGTGTACCATGGAGTCAATGCCAGAGTGAAGTTGCTGTGAAGCCCTGTATCTTGCAGACGACGGTACCCCAGATCCAGCGCTGGGCGAAGCTAGAGATGGTGGTGAACGGTAGCCAAGGAACGCAGTGGCCCTAAGTCGGCAACAGCCAGGTTGAGAAGTCATAGCAGGTTGTGCGGTTTCTGCcttagttttcttgtttctcataAACATGATGAGTGTGGCGGAGTTGCACCCTGTAGCACTCAGGCCTGCGGGCATTGAAATTGGCGGGCTTATGTTTTCATCTCTTCAAACGCTTTCAGAATAAagaattttacaattttaaacaaacccattcaaatttaaaacaacCTTTCACATCTTTTCAAGTCTTACAAGTTTTtggaaacacaaaacatgaatGCATCTAGCTGGACAGATCGTCGATCAGAGAAGAACTTTATTTAACTGTTTCAAATCATTATTGGTGAATGTGCAACAAATTAGTTATCCTGTTTGCAAACATAATGTTCcaaacactaaaatattaatttactttaatCTATAATTAAGTGTTTTAAGGTAAAGCAAGCGATTGGTGGACTGTTGAATGTTTGAGTCTATACATTGAATTCTAGAACATTCTTGGCAGCGTTTTCTGGCGCCATGGTTATTTTAAGAAGGAAATCATGAAGTAGTCAACTAAAATATTGCGACGGTTAACATGAATAATCAGTCTAGCCACTGTGTACCTACTAGGTGTTTACTAGGTCCCTGAAGGTTTGGTTAATATTAACTTAGATGTCACTGCTGAGTGTTATTATAAGTTCAGGAATACGAGATGAAGACACCTGCACTCAAAACACTGTACCACTAAACACAAATGTCGCATTAAGCtgatgttttgttaaaatgaagGAGGTAGACCCCGATCTGACCCCAATCTGACCCCTCTGGCTGGCGCCGCGCTGGTCACGAGGCTCGGGTGAGATATCGGGTGCGTGAGCGTGACTCACTGTAATGCGCTTTGAAACGACACAAGCAGGGATTAGGACGATGAATTGCGAGGCTGATGACCACATCAGACCCAGAACCAGGACAACTtgaagcacgcacgcacgcacagagtGGCTGTTGCAGGTGTCACTGTGTTCTcactgttctctgtatcttgtGTCCTCGTCCTAGTGTACTACATTCGTTTGATGTAACATTTAGTTGGGGAGAGCGATGAGTGATGTCTCTACCTTAGTTCTGCTGAGCACAATGTTACATTTGATAAGGTGAAGACAAGCTCAGACTAATGTGTTTGGCTAAAACTGATGAAGTCAGTCCCTCTCTCTACCTTCCACTCTGGAGAGAAGGAACTACCTCACCTGTGACTGTGAGAAAGATGCCGATGGCCAGGTAGCCTCCGGCACTCAACGGCTTGAGGTTGTGCTGCAGGACAGTCTCCTGCCAGTCGTTGACATCCGTCATGTTCTCTGTCATACCTCAACAGCCCCTTTACCTcttcctgaaaagaaaaaagtggtgCTACTGCATCTACAAGCATCCCAGTCCTACCCCTTGTTTCTGCCGCACTCCCGATCAGACGACCAGTAAACAAATTGTCGGGTTGTGTCACACCTTCTGTGTCAATCGTCCAAACTGTCTTTGGCTCACCCACATCTGTCATTCAAACAAAAGCTGGGATCAACCCCCCCAACTATCTGCTGTGGCCAAAATACCGCTTGAGACGATGTGGCCTATTTTATGGTAGTCAGGAGATGACATCTTCCACCTGTCCTCTGACTGATCAGATCAGGTGACAAATCTTATTTATGGAAAGCCGATTTCAGAAAAGAACCTTTAACCACGTGGTACGTTGTCATGGTTCAGTGTATCGTGCTGCGGATAGAGCGTGTAATagtgattattttaatattgaatGATGCcaataaattaacattaataattatattctttgCTAAACACACACGAggacatgctctctctctctctctcacacgcacacacgaaatAAATGTCATGGGGAGCTAGGTAAGTAAGACATGGTGTTACATTTTATGAGTATACATTCATGTTGGAAGTGAAagttttttcacatcttttgaCTAATTTTCTGACTACCTGCTGCCATCTCAGAAGTTCCAACGGTCGTAACTATTCTCTTCATCTATGACGAAGTAGTGACAGGAGCAGCAGAGcgaagagaaacagaaaaacagacaaagcTGTCCAAACCACTtacctcttaaaaaaaagaaaacgattcACGGTGACTGCAGCGgcaacagcaacaccaacagcagcagcagcacctgACAGTGATGACAAGACCGATGAAGGCGGGACTCGGGGGCAGACAGCACCAGAAACAGCGAGTCACCAGATCCCTCCGCCCTCCTCATCCTCTCACCCCACTCTCATCGTTGACCACCCCACCCTCTGCCGTGACAGTCTGTGATGAAGCCGAGCACCTGGCGATGCCCCAGCTTGTGGAGATGGCATCCAAGACCTCGCGAGACTTGGAGCAAGACGCCGGCAGACACAGGTGACAGCGTGCGGACTCAGGTGTTGCAGCAGACAACTGGTCAGTGTCCCCGGGCACCGAGAGAGCACAGACTGGCCAATCAGCGTGGGAAATCTTGGCTTGTACTTTGTATTTGTTGGTGTCACCAAGTCTACCTGTTGTCAGGTAATGTGCCGGGTACACTAACGGAGCTTTGTTCCTCCCCAATATGGCTGTGCGGACACACTGTGGTCAACACTGTCTTTCACCTCGCAAATGGTCGCTTGATTACTTAATTTTCATTAACCTGCTATCAAAGTATTGTCTTCTTCAATAATTGTCTTGAATGGTCTTCTtcacctctcactcactcagcaaCAAACTCCgcagaaatgaaaggaaagtcAGCGGgggttgttggggttttttttttctcaaaaatattcCGTTGGTAAGAAGGTGTCTGTACAGACTactgtttatttacacattgtTTCCCAGGATAAAGTCGACCATTCCTCTCCAGGATAATAAAGCATGGCTGACTTTCTGTGTCCTCActtgcacgtgcacacacacacacacacacagacacgagaCATCCCCATACTCACCAGGAAGGAAATATAAACTGATGCTTGTGAAGCCGGCTGAAGCTGTAAATTGAGCTTTTGTCTGAACACATGGCTTCACAGAGATGAGGTGGAGAGGATCAGGTGAGCATGCCTGAGGTCTTACATCTCCCAAACACTAATTAACTACCCGCTAAATAATAAAGCTAAAACTACATCCGGTCATCGACCTTATGTCGTCTACAAGCCTCTTTTACTAGGAAGGTTCGTACTTTTCTCTGTCCGCATGATCTTTCTCCCTCTGTCCatcccttgtgtgtgtgtgtgtgttgtttttagagagagagatgagggaaAAGTGAAGACGCGAGGGCGAAAATGTGGGCGACAGGTGAGGATGAGAAGCCGAGGTGTTAACAAGCTGCAGTTGCTGACCTGGAAATAAACTACTTTcgtttttacattaaaatttcttttacaaatatatagacatcaatcactttctttttttgctggCATTTAATTTGTTTCGGCACAAGTAATTGAGAATCATCTCTGACAAGTGACAAGCCTGATGAAATACACTCTGAGGTCACTGCTTGGccacagacacgtgacctctCTCCGCTAGTCTGCTCCAGTCAGAAGGACGAGTGAAGCTGCATCAGCAAAgactgtggaaaaaaaaactaacagcaCTTCACTAATGATTGGTGATTGATAAGGACAGAACTCGGAGAACAAAGACGACAAATATGTGCTCTCCATCACGAAGTGCTAGGACACCTTGTGAAGAACAGATTCTGTGACTGACCTCTGACACGagattttatgtcttttttgttttgggagtCTTTGTCTGTTTGCTCGTTTTGAAGAATTTAAGATTAAATTGTCCGTGTtcttgagtccctgccaagcttctcggatgttacctgtaccaaactgagactcgattcTATTTTAGTCTTATATCTCACTATGGCTCTATGAACCAGTTTCTTGTCAtaggcagaacccgtgaagaacacataaAAAGAAGTCAAGTGTGAGGGGATCCTGAGGGTTGATGGAAACGAGGCTGCGCCACACAGGCTGAGTTGCTTTGTTTTCCAGAGATTTTTTcccttgttcttgttatttggttcctctttgtttttctttatttgattttattcttcgtttagtacggttgctTATTCCTTTATAGCTCAtatattatgtgtttgtgttcctgtccctcgtatgctgtccacgTCTAGCTcgtgttcttaagcgctaagagcaccTCCGTGGGAGTGTGagaatgcgctttacaaatgttgcatttattattattattatcctgaTTATCGGGACATGTGACATACTGGTCGTAGGTCTTATGAACCGATCTTAGGTCACAATAATTGAAATCTCCTAAGATAcattttatgctctatttccataAATTTTCGATGAGCGGTCAGGTTAACCTTTCAGAAAAGTCGAAGGACTTCTGACAAAATAGCGCCGTGAAACTTTATTGGCTCTATCACATTGAAAATACAGTTTATGGTGTACATGAAAAAAGTCACATAACTTTTAAAACTGAAGATATGACAAACAGTGTCAACATCAATTTCATTTTCAGTGTCAGTGGTATTGTCACTGTCAGTGTTATGCCCAGCAGCAAAACAGTGGACAGGGTGAAcaacaaatattgtgtttatttttacatttataaatgaaaacaaaagtgcaAGGTAatagttcaaaataaaaactcctAATCAgaaactatgaaaaaaaaattgtttgcattcAATGCTCCTGCACATTTTCAAAAGTGTAGATCATCAACGAggaatgtttaatttttattctttcactgaGACGAAGTTTAAAGTTCCCTTCATAGAGGGATATCTAATAATTAATTCTAATCAAATCAGAAACACCtcacaaatacaaagaagtgaactgtgtgATCAAGAAAAGGATGAAGAACTGGCTCGAGAACCAATGTCGGGACATAGGACACGAGGGGACAGCAAGAAGGCCTACCAGCACAAGACATCAGTCATCGAGAacagcaatggccaccttcGCACAGAAAGCATTGCTGtactcaaccgatggactgaatacTACAAAGACTTGAACAGCTTCCAGGGGAGGACAGACGCCAatatccttcaaaacaaccagactagaaaCGGTGAACCCGCAGACCTACAAGCCCTGCGAGAAGAGGTCGAAAGAGCTGTACACAGTCTGAAGGTGTCCGTCAAGGATGTCCCCTCTCACCGGTGCTTGGTGAACATCATGCTCGAACTCCGCCAcaaccatcacacttccatttccttCGGCGGACGGCCGATCTGCAACCTACgacacagacctgttagcaggaactagcaaagaactgcaagaccttaccaagaGACTGACGGACAGTTCAAATGCTTATGGAATGCAGACCAGCactcaaaagaacaaaatgatgaCCAATGGCAACAACAAAGTAGACAAATATATGAACGAGGTAAAGCTCACTGATGTTTTATTCCAATCCAGGAACGAAGGTCGGAGCATCtggccctgcaaacaggtgccacatgcggAGAGTAAGCAGCGTGCCCAAGGCAAGATACGAACTCAGGACACCTGACTCTCCCTGACCACAACAAGAGAGCGACAGATTTGATCCCCTGTAGTAGATACTCAGTAGgtacacattaaaataaagtttctttcttAGCGTCACTTTCAGCATTGACTAGTTACAATTCAGAATGAATAATACTGTTGTTgctaagcaacaacaacaactcttcAGTACTCAATAAAACACAGAATATGTTGCTCCTGTTGCGGGGATAGGAACTGCTGGCAAGAGGTTTAAGAACAAAGTGGTCATCTTTATGGCCAGTGTGAACACGAAAGAAATTCAGTTCTCTAAACATGGCGGAGTCCTAATCCTCTGTGGAGGTGCACAGGCTACATTTGTAGGATAAGTATCAGTGCAGTATACACAACATAATGAATCACAGACACAGTCTGTACCATCAAGTGTGGACGACAAGGCCGGCCACACAGACCTTCCTGGCGCAGCCATCGAGTCCAGCACCAGAACATCAACTGCCTGCAAACATGATTTGCACCACAGAATAAACATTCAGTTATCTCTGCCACATAATCAACTATCGGTGTGGTACAAATCCCACGGCCATGTTTCAGTCTCACTATTTCAAAGAATAAAGTGATAATGTCAAATAAATCAGGTAATGAACGAGCAGCATGaatgtttgtaataaaatgaTATTTCACTGTCGCCAGATAATTCAGTTGTCAGTGGGGTTGTGCCATAGAAAGAACCAGAAACATGATTGTTTCACCGAACATTGCTGTATGTCACAGAATGCTCTATGAATATGATTTTGTCACAAAACTGTCATGGTGTGACTATGCCATAGAAAAAACTGGCTTGTGATTGTGCGGTAGAATGAAATGTTAAATGGATTTTCTGGCAGAATGAACTGTGACTGTCACAAAATGAACAGACACCTGCTATTCTTGACGGCCATGTTTGttggacaaaacaaaatcttcagaAGCCGTTGGATGGTAAGTGATCTTCATTACTGTTCTGAAGTTCCGACCATctaacagaacaaacaaattcCGACAAACATtgagacaaacaaataaataattctgcGGATCCCAATGGACGGCACACAGCAAGTCACTGTCAGTGTACTGACGACAGGTGCCCATACAGGTGTGACAAGGTGTGAGCCAGGTGTTTCTACCTTCTCCACCGCTTACTGTCTTTGCAGTAGGGTGGACCTCTCGCAGTCGTGCCAGACACTGGTGTTGCTGCCACGAAGAGCTGTCTTGTCacctggttttttttcccctctttctctctctctctttccgtGAGTGATGTGACAGGGATCGACATTGTCTCCTGGTTCAAGCTTCCACATCATGTTCTCATCTGTCTGTTAATGAGGACTGATTAACACGCTTTTTATCGAGTCCTGTCTCGTATTGCCAATGAGAGAATTGGAAGCTGGCTTACAGGCAGTTCAACGGTGTCCCACTCATGAAATCGTGTCAATCCTTTGGAAGCATTCGTGCCTCGCTGTCTTTCTTTTGCCCATGTGTCGGTGACGATAGATGAGCCTGTCCTTCTGCGCTGATGAGATGCAACATCCTGCTTTTAGAAAAGATGTTCCAGCAAAATGGTGACCCTTGTCACGCAGCCTCGTTGTGACATCAAAACAAAGTAGTGTCCGCCTGCCGCAGGGTCACCCGACTCTCTCCAATGTAAATGCCATCCTTTGTCCGGTCCACCTTAAAGGTTCTTGACCTGCAGACAATGATACACAGAAAATGATATTACGATGTGAAAAAAAGGTTATGTAGTATCTAAAAATCAATGATCATATAAGCCCACCTCATTCCATCTCAGTTCCAAACCCAAAACTGAGACAAGGTATACTCTTACAAAATGCAGCCTGGGCACACAGTTATCAAGGGTACATACAGTTATCAAgtgcacacaatttttttttcaaattgagtCTCTAGTCATCTGGAAGCAGCTATAGTCGCGGACCTGTGACCACATACTTGGTGCGGCTGAGGAAGGGCAGGATCTTTCGCCGGCGGCTGAAGGTGGCGCGGAAGGTGGCGCGGAAGAGTGGGTTGGTGAGGTAGAAGATGACTGGGTTGAGCATGCACGACGACTTGGCACACATGGTGGGCAGCGTGTTGAGCCACATGGGGATGTCGGGGTCGTAGATTGCCCACACGCACACGAAGGTGTAGGGCGACCAGATGACCACAAACACCGACACCATCAACAGCGAGATCTGCGGGCGGGGAACAGGAAGCCAGTCACCTCAGACATTCGTCGTCATAGCAACTCCAGCTTACGAGAACGCATGCatgtatacaaacaaaagagagaaataaacagaacaagaaaCTCACGTGGAGAGGTCGTCCCTAATTTTTCAGTCGTCGGAGGAGGGACACACTTTTTGGGGGCCAGCTTTGTGTCCCCTCTACCTCCCTGCTTtttcttccccaaccctctacaACCTTCCCCAACTTGGCCAAACAGGGGAAGTTCGCTGTTACACACGGTTTAGGAAATCAAGGCTCCAGCCACCCGGCTACCCTCTTCACTCCTTCTTCATCCTCTCCCACACGTGCAGACACACGTGTGAGCATGAATACATTAGCTCGCACGCTTAATGCAGAGAAAGTGAGAAcgaaaagaggggaaaaaagcaacTAAAGGCAACCGgaaaacactaaaatattttgtcattaaataATTATACCCAATCTTTCGTGACAGCTCTGCTTAAGCGCGAGTATTAAGCCTGCTTTGCGAAGTTAATCAGAGAGAAAATGAGCTCTGGTGTAATTGCAGGATGTCTGGCATAACTAGGCATTCACTGACAGCCATACTGACATTGCTCATTATAACACCTGGGCGCCATGCTAGTGCATAGTAGGGGAAGGGCCAGAAGGTTGAGGGGGAGCgttgggagggtctggtgtacccgggacTGCAGCTGTGAAGTGGACCAggtcttggtcagtggattttttccttctttcttttaggGAGAAGTTGACggaacattcctcactctggggatttttttttccttttgatacTTCTTTTGATCCTTTACcgtcatttttcctcatttactaactactcacgtgtaaacaactctatgttcaagtggtgatgtagatcctagtgcacttgtcctaatgtttgtaGTCTATATCACggtactgaatgaaatgtagatattgacaatcaaattgtaaacatatatatcaaatactgggaaaataatttacgattacagtTACAAGGGGCCAAGAGAGGTCGTCTGTGCCGAGGCCAGTGCTATCTCTTGGCGACATTGTGTTAGGTGACAGTAGAAGCAAACGTTTCCTTCTTGCAATCACTGCTAGTAGATGAGACCACTTACACTTACCACTTACCCACCACGTGACTATTGTAACTGTATACCCTGAATCACCCACGTGACTTTATGCACTGAATCAACTCACCCACGTGACTTTACACTCGGCCATGGTGCTGTTGGCCTCCTCGGCCTCCCCCAGGGACAGCGTCTTGCACTTGGACTGCTTGACCTTCTTCAACAAACTCTTCGATCGCGCCACCACCTGATGTCATTCAATAAATTCGAGCGTGAAACTTGGCTTCAAGTGTATCTGTATAAACCTGTCACTTCCTGATCTTAAAAACTTAACATAATAATGTAAGTTAACAAATGTTAAGtagaaaacaatgaagaaactgatttttttcattcctaACGGGCATTATTATCTGACCTGCACAGTTTCTAAAGTGTATGTTGCTGGCTACATCGCGAGATGTAAAATCAAAGAGACGAAGCTGTGGCTAACTGACCTTCCAGTAACAGTAGACCATGACAACCACGGGTATGATGTAGGCGACGAGGACGAGAGCGTAGATGTAGAAGACGCTGACGGGAGCGGGGTCGTCCCAGTCGATGGTGCAGGACGTGCCGAAAGGTTCGAAGATGTAGGTGCTCATTCCCACCAGTGGCGGCGCGGTAGTGATGAACGCCGCCACCCACACGCCCACCACCACTTTGACGGTGAAGGAAAAGTTGAGCCTGTGGTCTGTGTTGGGGTcatgagagaaacagaaaaaaagacatggaCTGGGGGAGTCAGAGGAAGACACAAAGATACAAGAGGTCGAAGGTACAACAGTAGCTGGGTCTGACTTTACAAAACACCAATATTATGGTCCCAGCTTGTCGTCAGACAGTGAGGCATCAAATTCGTTTTCAAACAAAAggagaaacagaaatgaaagaaatgatgttATAGACAGACAGGACACGTACTGTAGTGTGGGCGGCAGATGGCCACCCAGCGGTAGACGCTGATGACGGTGAGTGTGTACATGTCGGC
The sequence above is a segment of the Pomacea canaliculata isolate SZHN2017 linkage group LG6, ASM307304v1, whole genome shotgun sequence genome. Coding sequences within it:
- the LOC112566518 gene encoding visual pigment-like receptor peropsin; the protein is MQSDNNTTDVVQEMEVENVTTWALMEEDDWQVLVRRYDIRPLSSAGYMGCAIYLVIIGLVATTGNTTTLVMFLRNRKLRVKPHNILILNLAISDIGISVFGYPLTTSSCFAERYLWGMVGCKIQGFTTFFLAMADMYTLTVISVYRWVAICRPHYNHRLNFSFTVKVVVGVWVAAFITTAPPLVGMSTYIFEPFGTSCTIDWDDPAPVSVFYIYALVLVAYIIPVVVMVYCYWKVVARSKSLLKKVKQSKCKTLSLGEAEEANSTMAECKVTWISLLMVSVFVVIWSPYTFVCVWAIYDPDIPMWLNTLPTMCAKSSCMLNPVIFYLTNPLFRATFRATFSRRRKILPFLSRTKSRTFKVDRTKDGIYIGESRVTLRQADTTLF